Proteins encoded by one window of Phytohabitans houttuyneae:
- a CDS encoding recombinase family protein codes for MGGELVQRAHWGDLEGLNLAGLVRLSFEFEGQRAGSPYMTGRDIKGRDEQTKDCRGYVEGRKGNYVFTYEEPDTSAYKRKRVRLPDGRMAYRVVRPVFEGALEDLKRGLTPDGQRLDGLIVYDIDRLTRDNRHLEDCIEVVEHFGRPILDITGTLDLLTDNGRTVARIVVATYHKQSVDAARRVRRKHRAMEQAGTPPAAGVHSGGSGICARWSLWKRTR; via the coding sequence ATGGGCGGTGAGCTGGTACAACGGGCGCACTGGGGTGACCTGGAGGGTCTGAACCTCGCCGGACTCGTCCGGCTGTCGTTCGAATTTGAAGGGCAGCGCGCAGGCTCGCCGTACATGACCGGCCGGGACATCAAGGGCCGGGACGAGCAGACCAAGGACTGTCGCGGCTACGTCGAGGGCCGCAAGGGCAACTACGTCTTCACGTACGAGGAACCGGACACCAGCGCCTACAAGCGCAAGCGGGTGCGGCTGCCGGACGGGCGGATGGCGTACCGGGTGGTGCGCCCGGTCTTCGAGGGCGCGCTGGAGGATCTCAAGCGCGGGCTGACGCCTGATGGGCAGCGGCTTGACGGCCTCATCGTCTACGACATCGACAGGCTCACACGCGACAACCGCCACCTCGAAGACTGCATCGAGGTGGTCGAGCACTTCGGCCGCCCCATCCTGGACATCACCGGCACCCTCGACCTGCTTACCGACAACGGCCGGACTGTCGCCCGGATCGTAGTGGCGACCTACCACAAGCAGTCGGTGGACGCGGCGCGCCGGGTGCGCCGCAAGCACCGGGCGATGGAGCAGGCGGGAACCCCACCGGCGGCCGGCGTCCATTCGGGTGGAAGCGGGATCTGCGCACGCTGGAGCCTTTGGAAGCGGACGCGGTGA
- the dtd gene encoding D-aminoacyl-tRNA deacylase, with protein MRAVVQTVGRASVTVEDEVVGAIQDGLLVLLGVTHTDTPSTAETMARKVWELRILDDERSASDAGAPVLVVSQFTLYGDARKGRRPSWSAAAPAEVAEPLVTAFVKALESRGATVATGRFRAHMLVESVNVGPRTILLDV; from the coding sequence ATGCGCGCGGTGGTACAGACCGTCGGCCGGGCGAGCGTGACGGTCGAGGACGAGGTGGTCGGCGCGATCCAGGACGGCCTCCTGGTGCTGCTCGGTGTCACGCACACCGACACGCCCTCGACCGCGGAGACGATGGCCCGCAAGGTGTGGGAGCTGCGGATCCTGGACGACGAGCGCTCGGCCTCGGACGCCGGCGCGCCCGTCCTGGTGGTCAGCCAGTTCACCCTCTACGGCGACGCCCGCAAGGGCCGGCGACCGTCGTGGAGCGCCGCCGCGCCGGCGGAGGTGGCCGAGCCGCTGGTGACCGCGTTCGTCAAGGCGCTGGAGTCGCGCGGGGCCACGGTGGCCACGGGCCGCTTCCGCGCCCACATGCTCGTGGAGAGCGTCAACGTGGGCCCTCGCACGATCCTGCTCGACGTCTAG
- a CDS encoding recombinase family protein codes for MEADAVRKAAQRLLEGAPLAAVVAQWRASGLQTPLGKEWVAESVKQVLRNPRICGYRSRHVREVDPDTGKEHVRMEVVRDASGEPVIGQFEPILTVGEWQAVTAIIGSNAVRGRGTNARIYLLTGTLRCGKPDCGHKLRAIKAHESRVKTPGLFYYACESRAKGGCGGVSIPGGKTDEFIAEAVIAKYELEAQRREARSAPSPWAREAELAQIRQDIADLTAAWRARPQRISSSRYFAMLPELEREEQTLSGERDAWLAKQYAAAGRPVDLRAKWPKLGLAEKRAYIEDVLAAVLVYPAGGKRGWNPERLEPIWRED; via the coding sequence TTGGAAGCGGACGCGGTGAGGAAGGCCGCGCAGCGCCTCCTGGAGGGCGCGCCGCTCGCTGCGGTCGTAGCCCAATGGCGGGCCTCAGGTCTCCAGACGCCGCTCGGCAAGGAGTGGGTGGCCGAGTCGGTCAAGCAGGTGTTGCGTAACCCGCGCATCTGCGGCTACCGCTCGCGTCACGTGCGGGAGGTCGACCCCGATACCGGCAAGGAGCACGTGCGCATGGAGGTGGTGCGTGATGCGTCGGGGGAGCCGGTGATCGGTCAGTTCGAGCCGATCCTGACGGTCGGGGAGTGGCAGGCTGTCACGGCGATCATCGGGTCGAACGCCGTCCGTGGACGAGGTACGAATGCGCGTATCTACCTGCTGACCGGCACTTTGCGCTGCGGCAAGCCGGACTGCGGCCACAAGCTGCGGGCGATCAAGGCGCACGAGAGTCGGGTGAAGACGCCGGGGCTCTTCTACTACGCCTGTGAGAGCCGTGCCAAGGGCGGCTGTGGTGGGGTGAGCATCCCGGGCGGCAAGACCGATGAGTTCATCGCGGAAGCGGTCATCGCGAAGTACGAGCTGGAGGCGCAGCGGCGCGAGGCGAGGAGCGCTCCTTCGCCGTGGGCGCGAGAAGCTGAGCTGGCCCAGATCCGCCAGGACATCGCCGACCTGACTGCGGCTTGGCGGGCGCGTCCCCAGCGGATTTCGAGCAGTCGCTACTTCGCGATGTTGCCTGAGCTGGAGCGCGAGGAGCAGACCTTGAGCGGGGAGCGCGACGCCTGGCTCGCCAAGCAGTACGCCGCGGCGGGCAGGCCGGTTGACCTTCGGGCCAAGTGGCCGAAGCTTGGGCTGGCGGAGAAGCGGGCCTACATCGAGGACGTGCTCGCGGCGGTGCTGGTGTACCCGGCGGGCGGAAAGCGCGGCTGGAACCCGGAGCGGTTGGAGCCAATCTGGCGCGAGGACTGA
- a CDS encoding sporulation protein, whose protein sequence is MVFKRMLQAMGVGGPSVETVLSNPNCRPGGYLEGQVHVVGGDHPVDIEYLAVGLVTRVEVESGDSEYDTTQEFHRQRLTGSFRLAPGGRHDVPFRFDVPWETPITELYGQHLHGMTMGLRTELEVARSVDKGDLDAVAVHPLPAQERILDAFLRLGFRFSKADVERGRIHGVQQSLPFYQEIEFYPAPQYARAFNQLEVTFLPTPHQLQVVLELDKRGGVFTEGRDTFGRFTVDYAGAEQADWAGQLDAWLRQSAQRRGLFF, encoded by the coding sequence GTGGTCTTCAAGCGCATGTTGCAGGCGATGGGTGTGGGAGGCCCGTCGGTGGAGACAGTGCTCAGCAACCCAAACTGCCGGCCGGGCGGCTACCTGGAGGGTCAGGTGCACGTGGTCGGTGGCGACCACCCGGTCGATATCGAATATCTGGCTGTCGGCCTGGTCACCCGCGTCGAGGTGGAGAGCGGGGACTCGGAGTACGACACGACGCAGGAGTTCCACCGCCAGCGGCTGACCGGCTCCTTCCGGCTGGCTCCGGGCGGGCGCCACGACGTGCCGTTCCGCTTCGACGTGCCGTGGGAGACCCCGATCACCGAGCTGTACGGCCAGCATCTGCACGGCATGACCATGGGCCTGCGCACCGAGCTCGAGGTGGCCCGCTCGGTCGACAAGGGTGACCTGGACGCGGTGGCGGTGCACCCGCTGCCGGCACAGGAGCGCATCCTGGACGCGTTCCTGCGGCTGGGCTTCCGCTTCAGCAAGGCCGACGTCGAGCGCGGCCGCATCCACGGCGTGCAGCAGTCGCTGCCCTTCTACCAGGAGATCGAGTTCTACCCCGCCCCGCAGTACGCGCGGGCGTTCAACCAGCTCGAGGTCACCTTCCTGCCGACGCCGCACCAGCTCCAGGTGGTGCTGGAGCTGGACAAGCGGGGTGGCGTCTTCACCGAGGGCCGCGACACGTTCGGCCGCTTCACGGTCGACTACGCGGGGGCCGAGCAGGCCGACTGGGCCGGCCAACTGGACGCCTGGCTCCGCCAGTCGGCTCAACGTAGGGGCCTGTTCTTCTAA
- a CDS encoding replication initiator — protein sequence MAMPDFPAWERQVRLTGACANPIRLRGYRTVVDAGTGEVLDHYCTDDEPTGYRLVRCGNRRAVICPSCAQVKKDDTFQIGRAGLVGGKGVPESVAEHPAIFATLTAPSFGAVHSRHKQLGKDGKPLRCRVRRDAEPCPHGVVMSCRERHGEGDPRVGQAMCLECYDYTGAVLFNAYAGELWKRLTIYLRREIAARVGTSRTSLGKVAKVSFFKVAEYQARGVIHFHVVIRIDGPSGPSSAPPSWARVELLESGLRHAAAAVYVDLFSRTVRFGSQLDVQPVSQAGDGISGPRAALYIAKYVTKGAEIAGLPPRRIKSVDDLYWLHLPAHAERMVRECFALDLDPAHRDIAFARWAHMLGYRGHAATKSLAYSTTYGRLQQERRDHQQAERRHSQGLPPLDGRNIVIDAKWRFMRSGLAHGEAPIVDAIRARQRHFRSG from the coding sequence ATGGCCATGCCGGACTTTCCGGCCTGGGAACGTCAAGTTAGATTGACAGGCGCGTGCGCGAACCCGATCCGCTTGCGTGGCTACCGGACCGTGGTCGACGCCGGCACCGGCGAGGTGCTGGACCACTACTGCACCGACGACGAGCCGACCGGCTACCGCCTCGTCCGGTGCGGCAACCGGCGGGCGGTCATCTGCCCGTCGTGCGCCCAGGTCAAGAAGGACGACACGTTTCAGATCGGGCGCGCCGGCCTGGTCGGCGGCAAGGGCGTGCCGGAGTCGGTGGCCGAGCATCCGGCCATCTTCGCCACGCTGACGGCCCCATCGTTCGGCGCGGTCCACAGTAGGCATAAGCAGCTCGGCAAGGACGGGAAGCCGTTGCGCTGTCGCGTCCGCCGTGACGCGGAGCCGTGCCCGCACGGTGTGGTGATGTCGTGCCGGGAGCGGCATGGTGAGGGTGATCCTCGGGTCGGTCAGGCGATGTGCCTGGAGTGCTACGACTACACCGGCGCGGTGCTGTTCAACGCGTACGCGGGCGAGCTGTGGAAGCGGCTCACCATCTACCTGCGCCGCGAGATCGCAGCGCGTGTCGGGACCAGCCGGACGAGCCTCGGCAAGGTGGCCAAGGTGTCCTTCTTCAAGGTCGCCGAGTATCAGGCCAGGGGAGTCATCCACTTCCACGTCGTGATTCGCATCGACGGCCCGTCCGGTCCGTCCTCGGCTCCGCCCTCGTGGGCGCGTGTGGAGCTGCTGGAGTCCGGCCTACGTCATGCCGCAGCGGCGGTGTATGTCGATCTTTTCTCGCGGACGGTGCGCTTCGGTTCTCAGCTCGACGTGCAGCCGGTGAGCCAGGCCGGCGACGGCATCAGCGGCCCGCGAGCTGCGCTGTACATCGCCAAGTACGTCACGAAGGGCGCCGAGATTGCCGGCCTGCCACCACGCAGGATTAAGAGCGTCGATGACCTGTACTGGCTCCACTTGCCCGCGCATGCCGAACGCATGGTGCGGGAGTGCTTCGCCCTGGACCTCGACCCAGCGCACCGCGACATCGCGTTTGCTCGTTGGGCGCACATGCTGGGCTACCGCGGTCATGCCGCCACGAAGAGCCTCGCCTACTCGACCACCTACGGCCGGCTCCAGCAGGAGCGCCGCGACCACCAGCAGGCTGAGCGCCGCCACTCTCAGGGACTACCTCCGCTCGACGGTCGCAACATCGTCATCGATGCCAAGTGGAGGTTCATGCGCTCCGGACTCGCGCACGGGGAGGCGCCCATCGTGGACGCCATTCGGGCCCGGCAACGGCACTTCCGGTCTGGGTGA
- a CDS encoding DUF7782 domain-containing protein, with product MLFTDKGVEQLRTALREYTASGIADRLGEVATAAVSRNDFRAALRATADRDPLATLIRLFVCGQTESTAAVEAALAPLPLADALAAGLVVPDGDGLRQGLDLEAYGDSWWVLADLPATAHPGVPLAPDHVLGVGGASTTLAGATIRRPVGSALDLGTGCGVQALHLAQHATTVTATDVSERALSFAATNAALNDLSWELLRGDMVAPVAGRRFDLVVSNPPFVVGPGTATHAYRDSGRAGDGISAELAAAAPGLLTEGGTMQYLANWAHVAGEEWGDRVAGWVAGTGLSAWVIQREVADPVSYVDLWLTDAGEPHDPARRAAWLDWFDAHKIEAVGFGLITLRRAGADDPVVRVEDLRQQVAGPLGAQVAAWFDRQDFLRVRDAAAILAGRYRAADGLQLRQEATMGPEGWAVDRQVLAMPQGLRWSEEVDPLVLALVGGCDGQVPLRDQIAVLAVAHEVAEQDLAEAAVPIVAHLVERGVLLPEG from the coding sequence ATGCTTTTCACCGACAAGGGCGTGGAGCAGCTGCGCACGGCCCTCCGCGAGTACACGGCCAGCGGCATCGCCGACCGCCTCGGCGAGGTGGCCACCGCCGCCGTGTCCCGCAACGACTTCCGCGCGGCGCTGCGCGCCACCGCCGACCGCGACCCGCTGGCCACGCTGATCCGGCTCTTCGTGTGCGGGCAGACCGAGTCCACCGCCGCGGTGGAGGCCGCGCTCGCGCCGCTCCCCCTCGCCGACGCGCTCGCCGCCGGGCTTGTCGTGCCCGACGGCGACGGGTTGCGGCAGGGGCTCGACCTCGAGGCGTACGGCGACTCGTGGTGGGTCCTCGCCGACCTGCCCGCCACCGCCCACCCGGGCGTGCCGCTGGCGCCCGACCACGTGCTCGGCGTGGGCGGCGCCTCCACCACGCTGGCCGGCGCCACGATCCGCCGCCCGGTGGGTTCGGCGCTGGACCTGGGCACCGGCTGCGGCGTACAGGCTTTGCACCTCGCCCAGCACGCCACCACCGTGACCGCCACGGACGTGAGCGAGCGGGCGCTCAGCTTCGCCGCCACCAACGCCGCGCTCAACGACCTCTCGTGGGAGCTGCTGCGCGGTGACATGGTCGCGCCGGTGGCGGGGCGCCGCTTCGACCTGGTGGTGAGCAACCCGCCCTTCGTGGTGGGTCCGGGCACGGCCACCCACGCGTACCGCGACTCCGGCCGCGCCGGCGACGGCATCAGCGCCGAGCTGGCCGCCGCCGCGCCGGGGCTGCTGACCGAGGGCGGCACGATGCAGTACCTGGCCAACTGGGCGCACGTGGCCGGCGAGGAGTGGGGCGACCGGGTGGCCGGGTGGGTCGCCGGCACGGGCCTTTCCGCCTGGGTGATCCAGCGCGAGGTGGCCGACCCAGTGTCCTATGTGGACCTTTGGCTGACCGACGCGGGCGAGCCGCACGACCCGGCCCGCAGGGCGGCGTGGCTCGACTGGTTCGACGCCCACAAGATCGAGGCGGTGGGCTTCGGCCTGATCACCCTCCGCCGCGCCGGCGCCGACGACCCGGTGGTCCGGGTCGAAGACCTGCGCCAGCAGGTGGCGGGCCCGCTCGGAGCGCAGGTCGCGGCCTGGTTCGACCGCCAGGATTTCCTTCGGGTACGCGACGCGGCCGCCATCCTCGCCGGACGGTACCGGGCGGCCGACGGTCTCCAGCTGCGGCAGGAGGCCACGATGGGCCCCGAAGGCTGGGCGGTGGACCGCCAGGTGCTGGCGATGCCACAGGGCCTGCGCTGGAGCGAGGAGGTCGACCCGCTCGTGCTCGCGCTCGTCGGCGGCTGCGACGGCCAGGTGCCGCTGCGCGACCAGATCGCCGTCCTGGCGGTCGCGCACGAGGTGGCGGAGCAGGATCTGGCCGAGGCCGCGGTGCCGATCGTCGCGCACCTTGTGGAGCGCGGCGTGCTGCTCCCGGAGGGCTGA
- a CDS encoding cupin domain-containing protein: MSSPRPPLAEQLDLAPHPEGGWFRETWRSDHAFEPAGYDGPRRAATAIYFLLHPGEESRWHMVRSDELWLWHSGGPLELRMRNHETAILGDDIAAGQVPQVLVPGGVWQAAAPAGDQHVLVSCVVAPGFDFADFRMD, translated from the coding sequence ATGAGTTCACCCCGACCGCCGCTCGCCGAACAGCTCGACCTCGCCCCCCACCCGGAGGGTGGGTGGTTCCGGGAGACGTGGCGCAGCGACCACGCGTTCGAGCCGGCCGGCTACGACGGGCCGCGCCGCGCCGCCACCGCGATCTACTTCCTGCTCCACCCGGGCGAGGAGTCGCGGTGGCACATGGTGCGCTCGGACGAGCTGTGGCTGTGGCACTCCGGCGGCCCGCTGGAGCTGCGCATGCGCAACCACGAGACCGCCATCCTGGGCGACGACATCGCCGCCGGCCAGGTCCCGCAGGTGCTGGTGCCGGGCGGGGTGTGGCAGGCCGCCGCGCCCGCCGGCGACCAGCATGTGCTGGTCAGCTGCGTGGTGGCGCCGGGCTTCGACTTCGCCGACTTCCGGATGGACTGA
- a CDS encoding PQQ-dependent sugar dehydrogenase, whose product MVALAAVAALTACSGDDGGDSGGGEPTQPAATVPTPTGSGASSTPGGPPDLGAPQQVASGLDVPWGLAFLPDGNALVAERDTGRILQVSPGGQAREVYEVPGVDAGGEGGLLGLAVSPGYAQDRWVYAYHTADSDNRIVRFRLDGDARPEVVFRGIRKAGNHNGGRIKFGPDGMLYAGTGDAANTASSQDPDSPNGKILRLTPEGDPAPGNPRADSPVYTMGHRNVQGLAWDSAGRMYATEFGQNRLDEVNRIEAGKNYGWPDVEGEGDTDGGRYTNPIVTWPTDDASPSGAAIAGDTLYVAALRGERLWTVPLNDGEAGEPRAELRDRYGRLRTVEIAPDGALWLATSNRDGRGDLRDGDDRVLRHPARP is encoded by the coding sequence ATGGTGGCTCTGGCTGCGGTGGCGGCGCTGACCGCCTGCTCGGGCGACGACGGGGGCGACAGCGGCGGTGGCGAGCCGACGCAGCCGGCGGCCACCGTGCCCACACCGACCGGCTCCGGCGCGAGCAGCACCCCCGGCGGCCCGCCGGACCTCGGTGCGCCGCAGCAGGTGGCGAGCGGGCTGGATGTGCCGTGGGGCCTCGCGTTCCTGCCGGACGGCAACGCTCTCGTGGCGGAGCGCGACACCGGCCGCATCCTCCAGGTCTCGCCCGGCGGGCAGGCGCGCGAGGTGTACGAGGTGCCCGGCGTGGACGCGGGCGGCGAGGGCGGCCTGCTGGGGCTCGCGGTGTCACCCGGCTACGCGCAGGACCGCTGGGTGTACGCGTACCACACGGCCGACTCGGACAACCGCATCGTGCGTTTCCGGCTGGACGGTGACGCCCGGCCCGAGGTCGTCTTCCGGGGCATCCGCAAGGCGGGCAACCACAATGGAGGGCGCATCAAGTTCGGGCCGGACGGCATGCTGTACGCCGGCACGGGCGATGCCGCAAACACCGCCTCCTCGCAGGATCCGGACAGCCCCAACGGCAAGATCCTGCGCCTGACGCCGGAGGGCGACCCGGCGCCGGGCAACCCGCGGGCGGACTCCCCGGTCTACACGATGGGCCACCGCAACGTGCAAGGGCTGGCGTGGGACAGCGCGGGCCGGATGTACGCGACCGAGTTCGGCCAGAACCGCCTCGACGAGGTCAACCGCATCGAGGCGGGCAAAAACTACGGCTGGCCCGATGTGGAGGGCGAGGGCGACACGGACGGCGGGCGGTACACCAACCCGATCGTCACCTGGCCGACCGACGACGCCTCCCCCTCCGGCGCGGCAATCGCCGGCGACACGCTCTACGTGGCGGCGCTGCGCGGCGAGCGGCTCTGGACGGTACCCCTGAATGACGGCGAGGCCGGCGAGCCGCGCGCCGAACTGCGCGACCGCTACGGCCGCCTGCGCACCGTGGAGATCGCGCCCGACGGCGCGCTGTGGCTGGCCACGTCCAACCGCGACGGGCGCGGCGACCTCCGGGACGGTGACGATCGCGTCCTTCGCCACCCCGCGCGACCCTGA